In Centroberyx gerrardi isolate f3 chromosome 11, fCenGer3.hap1.cur.20231027, whole genome shotgun sequence, the following are encoded in one genomic region:
- the LOC139926432 gene encoding protein NLRC3-like, translated as MKSDRSMMQPIEFKDRHLSIDRRVHQERSEVPSGQSAQEHQTDLDSIFMLLEENIITFVKNELKRFQRVLSPDYPECSERQREDEEVVDGEEEEQRRSSRKAFLKLTLQFLRRMKQEELADSLQSKTLAAICQHQQKSNLKQKFQCLFEGIAKAGNPTLLNQIYTELHITEGGSGEVNDEHEVRQIEAASRKPVRPETTIKCEDIFKPLPGREKPTRTLMTKGVAGIGKTVLTQKFTLDWAEDKANQDIQFTFPFTFRELNLLKGKKYSLVELLHHFFTETKEAGICRFDKFQVVFIFDGLDECRLPLDFQNNEILTDVTESTSVDVLLTNLIKGKLLPSARLWITTRPAAANQIPPECVDMVTEVRGFTDPQKEEYFRKRFRDEEQASRIISHIKTSRSLHIMCHIPVFCWITATVLDHMLKTSERGDLPKTLTEMYIHFLVVQSKRGNVKYHGRAETDPHWTTETRKMILSLGKLAFEQLEKGNLIFYEADLTECGIDIRAASVYSGVFTQIFKEERGLNQDQVFCFVHLSIQEFLAAVHVLVSFIDSGVNLLSETQSTSHTGDHSEPILSRERFMSKGLFSLFKKPAKQKITKKTTKQAGAMLDKHTLENKPETIFYQSAVDKALQSPNGHLDLFLRFLLGLSLQTNQTLLRGLLTQTGSRSQTNQETVQYIQEKIKKNPSPERSINLFHCLNELNDRSLVEEIQQYLRSGSLSRARLSPAQWSALVFILLSSEEELDVFDLTKYSASEEALLGLLPVVKASTKSVLSGCQLSERSCGALASVLSSQSSSLRELDLSNNDLQDSGLKLLSAGLESPHCRLETLRLSGCLLTEEGCASLASALSSNPSHLRELDLSYNHPGASGVKLLSAGLEDPHWRLDSLSVDHGGEQRLKPGLRKYACELTLDPNTAHRNLFLSEDNREVTVVREEQPYPDHPERFDYWYQLLCRNGLTGRCYWEVEWKGTVHVGVTYRGIRRRGTSDDCWIGRNEKSWSLVCSDDYYSVWHNNRRTDIPPLPSSDSNRVAVYLDWSAGSLSFYRVSSDTLIHIHTFHSTFTEPLYPGFRFWSESGSSVSLVR; from the exons atgaagagcgacCGGTCTATGATGCAACCTATTGAGTTCAAAGATAGACACCTCTCTATTGATCGAAG AGtccaccaggagaggtcagaggttcccagtggtcagtctgcccaggagcatcaaacagacctggactccatatttatg ctgcttgaggagaacatcatcacctttgtgaagaacgagctgaaaaggttccagagggttctgagtccagattacccagaatgctcagagaggcagagggaggatgaggaggtggtggacggtgaggaggaagagcagaggaggagcagcagaaaggCTTTTCTGAAGctcacactgcagttcctgaggagaatgaagcaggaggagctggctgactctctgcagagca AAACTCTTGCTGCCATCTGCCAACATCAACAGAAGTCTAATCTGAAGcagaagtttcagtgtttgtttgaggggattgctaaagcaggaaacccaacacttctgaatcagatctacacagagcttcacatcacagagggagggagtggagaggtcaatgatgaacatgaggtcagacagattgaagcagcatccaggaaaccagtgagaccagaaacaacaatcaaatgtgaagacatctttaaacccttacctggaagagagaaaccaaccagaacattgatgacaaagggagtggctggcattgggaaaacagtcttaacacagaagttcactctggactgggctgaagacaaagccaaccaggatatacagttcacatttccgttcactttccgagagctgaatctgctgaaagggaaaaagtacagcttggtggaacttcttcatcacttctttactgagaccaaagaagcaggaatctgcaggtttgacaagttccaggttgtgttcatctttgacggtctggatgagtgtcgacttcctctagacttccagaacaacgagatcctgactgatgttacagagtcgacctcagtggacgtgctgctgacaaacctcatcaaggggaaactgcttccctctgctcgcctctggataaccacacgacctgcagcggccaatcagatccctcctgagtgtgttgacatggtgacagaggtgagaggcttcactgacccacagaaggaggagtacttcaggaagagattcagagatgaggagcaggccagcagaatcatctcccacatcaagacttcacgaagcctccacatcatgtgccacatcccagtcttctgctggatcactgctacagttctggaccatatgttgaaaaccagtgagagaggagacctgcccaagaccctgactgagatgtacatccacttcctggtggttcagtccaaacgggggaatgtcaagtatcatgggagagctgagacagatccacactgGACTACAGAGAccaggaagatgattctctctctgggaaaactggcttttgagcagctggagaaaggcaacctgatcttctatgaagccgacctgacagagtgtggcattgatatcagagcagcctcagtgtactcaggagtgttcacacagatctttaaagaggagcgtgggctgaaccaggaccaggtcttctgctttgtccatctgagtattcaggagtttctggctgctgttcatgtcCTCGTCTCATTCATCGACTCTGGTGTCAATCTGCTGTCAGAAACTCAGTCAACCTCCCACACTGGTGACCATTCTGAACCAATATTGTCCAGAGAACGGTTTATGAGTAAAGGTCTATTCTCCCTGTTCAAGaaaccagcaaaacaaaaaataactaagaaaacaacaaaacaggcaGGAGCCATGTTAGACAAGCACACATTAGAAAATAAACCTGAAACTATCttctaccagagtgctgtggacaaggccttacagagtccaaatggacacctggacttgttcctccgcttcctcctgggtctttcactgcagaccaatcagactctcctacgaggcctgctgacacagacaggaagtaggtcacagaccaatcaggaaacagtccagtacatccaggagaagataaagaagaatccctctccagagagaagcatcaatctgttccactgtctgaatgagctgaatgaccgttctctagtggaggagatccaacagtacctgagatcaggaagtctctccagagccagactctcccctgctcagtggtcggctctggtcttcatcttactgtcatcagaagaagagctggacgtgtttgacctgacgaaatactctgcttcagaggaggctcttctggggctgctgccagtggtcaaagcctccacTAAATCTGT gctgagtggctgtcagctgtcagagagaagctgtggagctctggcctcagttctcagctcccagtcctctagtctgagagagctggacctgagtaacaacgacctgcaggattcaggactgaagctgctctctgctggactggagagtccacactgtagactggagactctcag gctgtcaggctgtctgctcacagaggaaggctgtgcttctctggcctcagctctgagctccaacccctcccatctgagagagctggacctgagctacaatcatccaggagcctcaggagtgaagctgctctctgctggactggaggatccacactggagactggactctctcag tgtggaccatggtggagagcagaggctgaaaccaggtctgaggaagt atgcctgtgaactcactctggacccaaacacagcacacagaaacctcttcctgtctgaagacaacagagaggTGACAgtggtgagagaggagcagccatatcctgatcacccagagagatttgactactggtatcagctgctgtgtagaaatggtctgactggtcgctgttactgggaggtcgagtgGAAAGGAACGGTTCAtgtaggagtgacttacagaggaatcagaaggagaggaacCAGTGATGACTGCTGGATTGGaaggaatgaaaagtcctggagtctggtCTGCTCTGATGATTATTACTCCGTCTGGCACAATAACAGAAGAACAGACatacctcccctcccctcctctgactctaacagagtagcagtgtatctggactggtctgctggctctctgtccttctacagagtttcctctgacacactgatccacatccacaccttccactccacattcactgaaccactctatccTGGGTTCAGGTTCTGGTCTGagtctggttcctcagtgtctcttgtcagatag